Proteins encoded within one genomic window of Pseudalkalibacillus sp. SCS-8:
- the miaA gene encoding tRNA (adenosine(37)-N6)-dimethylallyltransferase MiaA yields the protein MKPALVVIVGPTAVGKTRTSVEIAKAFKGEVINSDSMQVYTGLDIGTAKIKESEKEGIPHHLFDIKDPMEDYSAAEFQEDAQQKIAEIHQKGSLPVMVGGTGLYIRAVTHDYTFTEASADPDYRKELETFVSEYGSEALHDKLKAIDQKRASEIHPNNVRRVIRALEIYHTQGYLDQEENDQERESPYNLITIGLTMDRDELYDRINRRVDLMIEEGLLDEVKTLYEAGVRGTQAVQAIGYKELYSYFEGMCTLEEAIIKLKRNSRRYAKRQLTWFRHQMDVEWFDVTGGAINEKIPSILAFVAGKLRLESN from the coding sequence ATGAAGCCAGCACTAGTTGTAATCGTCGGACCAACAGCCGTCGGCAAAACCAGAACAAGTGTCGAAATTGCAAAAGCATTCAAGGGTGAGGTCATCAACAGTGACTCGATGCAGGTGTACACAGGATTAGACATTGGGACCGCAAAGATCAAGGAAAGCGAAAAAGAAGGCATTCCTCATCATCTCTTTGATATCAAAGATCCGATGGAAGATTATTCAGCCGCTGAATTTCAAGAGGATGCCCAGCAAAAGATAGCAGAAATCCATCAGAAAGGCAGCCTTCCCGTTATGGTCGGTGGGACAGGCTTGTACATACGTGCTGTCACTCATGATTATACGTTTACGGAAGCTTCTGCCGATCCTGATTACCGAAAAGAGCTGGAAACATTCGTTTCTGAGTACGGTTCTGAAGCCCTTCATGACAAATTGAAGGCGATCGACCAAAAGAGGGCATCAGAAATACATCCGAATAATGTACGTCGCGTCATCCGAGCACTCGAGATTTACCACACACAAGGATACCTCGATCAAGAAGAAAATGACCAGGAGAGAGAGTCACCCTACAATTTGATCACCATCGGTTTAACGATGGACCGTGATGAGCTATATGATCGAATCAACCGTAGAGTGGATCTGATGATTGAGGAAGGGCTTTTGGATGAAGTGAAAACTTTGTATGAAGCCGGAGTAAGAGGAACACAGGCTGTTCAGGCGATCGGGTATAAAGAGTTATACAGTTATTTCGAGGGAATGTGTACCTTAGAAGAAGCGATCATCAAATTGAAAAGAAATTCAAGAAGATATGCAAAAAGGCAGCTAACCTGGTTCCGCCACCAAATGGACGTGGAATGGTTTGATGTGACAGGTGGAGCCATTAATGAAAAAATTCCATCTATTTTGGCTTTTGTGGCAGGAAAGCTACGTCTTGAATCGAATTAA
- the hfq gene encoding RNA chaperone Hfq: MKQSINIQDQFLNTLRKENVYVTVYLLNGFQLKGLVKGFDNFTVVLESDGKQQLIYKHAISTFTPQRAVEFSSENPNS, translated from the coding sequence ATGAAGCAATCCATTAATATTCAAGATCAATTCTTAAACACCTTAAGAAAAGAGAATGTCTACGTAACGGTTTATTTATTGAATGGTTTCCAACTTAAAGGGTTGGTTAAAGGGTTTGATAATTTCACTGTGGTTTTAGAGTCTGATGGTAAACAACAATTGATTTACAAGCATGCGATTTCAACCTTCACGCCTCAACGAGCGGTTGAGTTCTCTTCTGAAAATCCAAATAGTTGA
- a CDS encoding tyrosine-type recombinase/integrase produces MSMDQNEKPVWATEFILDLEKRGRRESTVKRYQYDLEDYLAWIRVNEYSYEDPEVLKTDFIQTYLNYLMEERSYSFRTLKRVYSVLKQYHQYLVLMKRIPHNPVASITLDRLVEDAFTEDMFITEDERQRLIETVPTETGLTENQLKAHPYLSKRNLGILTLLLDHGLTLHEVSAIEMRHLSFIQHELKIEPGVAEPERVIQLTKEQSEMLYHYYESIPAAVRPAQYSADPFFVAFDFKRLTYRWNYEENRPKRLTEIAIQKMIRQEVKRAGLRKGISSQHFRRTAIYEGLKANHDIQDVQYRFGLKTPLTLKRYLAYLEKDRISTS; encoded by the coding sequence ATGAGTATGGATCAAAATGAAAAACCAGTATGGGCAACCGAATTCATATTGGATTTAGAAAAAAGGGGAAGAAGGGAGTCGACGGTCAAGCGTTACCAATATGACCTTGAAGATTACCTGGCATGGATCAGAGTGAACGAATATTCCTACGAAGATCCTGAAGTACTGAAAACTGATTTCATCCAAACTTATCTGAATTATTTGATGGAAGAACGTTCTTATTCGTTCCGTACCTTAAAACGCGTATATAGTGTCTTAAAGCAATATCATCAGTATTTGGTTTTGATGAAACGAATTCCCCACAATCCAGTCGCTTCGATTACATTGGACCGTCTCGTAGAGGATGCATTTACAGAAGATATGTTCATTACAGAGGATGAACGGCAAAGACTTATTGAAACAGTACCGACGGAAACAGGTCTAACCGAAAATCAACTGAAAGCGCACCCTTACCTCTCAAAACGAAACCTGGGAATTTTGACACTGTTATTGGACCATGGCCTCACACTCCATGAAGTAAGTGCGATTGAAATGAGGCACCTTTCCTTTATCCAGCATGAGCTTAAAATCGAACCTGGCGTGGCTGAGCCGGAGCGGGTCATCCAATTGACCAAGGAGCAAAGTGAGATGCTCTATCATTATTATGAGTCGATACCTGCTGCAGTCAGACCCGCGCAATATAGTGCTGACCCCTTTTTTGTCGCATTTGATTTCAAAAGATTGACGTATAGATGGAACTATGAGGAGAATCGTCCGAAAAGACTGACAGAAATCGCGATTCAGAAGATGATTCGTCAGGAAGTGAAACGAGCTGGTCTAAGAAAAGGAATTTCAAGTCAACATTTCAGAAGAACCGCCATTTATGAGGGACTTAAAGCAAATCATGATATTCAGGATGTCCAATATCGATTCGGGTTGAAGACACCTCTTACACTGAAACGCTATCTCGCTTACCTGGAAAAGGATCGTATTTCGACAAGCTGA
- a CDS encoding YhcN/YlaJ family sporulation lipoprotein has product MLKKIVAVLFVLQLLAACNFIDAEEGQEYYSDPTQQNFQTNKNGLEDTPIVKRTSAETANAQELVQLAEQVEGVKNARAIVSGIYIVVGTDLKEGAEEKQTVKAVYERLSGHSHGANALVTTNEEHLKTLDEWGKAITSRKITENIDIYNGLGVMISEIKPNEDLRIRKSNPSKEYLDRHQLPDIKK; this is encoded by the coding sequence ATGCTAAAGAAAATTGTCGCCGTCCTTTTCGTTCTGCAGCTGCTAGCAGCATGTAATTTCATCGATGCTGAAGAGGGTCAGGAATATTATTCTGATCCGACGCAGCAGAATTTCCAGACGAATAAGAATGGCTTGGAAGATACACCGATTGTGAAACGGACTTCTGCTGAAACGGCGAATGCACAGGAGCTTGTACAATTGGCTGAACAGGTAGAGGGCGTCAAGAATGCGAGAGCGATTGTCAGTGGTATCTACATCGTCGTCGGAACTGATTTAAAAGAAGGTGCAGAGGAAAAACAAACGGTCAAAGCGGTCTATGAACGTTTAAGCGGCCATAGTCATGGAGCGAACGCGTTAGTGACGACGAATGAAGAACACCTGAAGACTTTGGATGAATGGGGTAAGGCGATCACCTCACGAAAAATTACGGAAAATATCGATATCTACAATGGTTTAGGTGTGATGATCAGTGAAATCAAGCCGAATGAAGATCTGAGAATCCGGAAATCGAATCCATCCAAGGAATATCTCGACCGCCACCAGCTTCCTGATATAAAGAAATGA
- the treP gene encoding PTS system trehalose-specific EIIBC component: MSVNRETVSEIIEALGGKENIHTATHCVTRLRLVLNDEDKVDKEKLNDIDIVRGSFSTNGQFQVVIGQGTVDEVYKKMVEIAGIGEASKEEVKSAASQNLNPLQKAVKVLADIFIPILPAIVTAGLLMGLNNILTGPGIFYDEQSVVDVHAQWKDFADIINMIANTAFVFLPALIGWSAVKRFGGSPLLGIVLGLMLVHPGLLNAWDYGKALEEGNIPVWNLFGLTIEKVGYQGQVLPVLVAAYVLAAIEKYLNRKVPDAFKLLIVAPVTLLLTGFLAFTAIGPVTFMIGNAITDGFVNLFDHFAALGGLIYGGFYSLLVITGMHHTFLAVDIQLITSTGGTFLWPMLALSNIAQGSAALAMMALTKDEKLKGLSFTSAVSAYLGITEPAMFGVNIRFKYPFIAAMISSAIAGLILTINKVKATSIGVGGIPGFLSIQPGSWGVFFIGMAIVLILPYILTFGYGKVKKQ; the protein is encoded by the coding sequence ATGAGCGTTAATCGTGAAACTGTTTCAGAAATTATTGAAGCTCTTGGGGGAAAAGAGAATATCCATACAGCTACTCACTGTGTGACACGGCTTCGTCTTGTGTTGAATGACGAAGATAAGGTGGATAAAGAAAAACTGAATGACATTGATATTGTTAGAGGTTCATTTTCGACGAATGGCCAATTTCAGGTTGTCATCGGACAAGGTACAGTGGATGAAGTATATAAGAAGATGGTTGAAATAGCCGGAATCGGAGAGGCATCGAAAGAGGAAGTGAAAAGTGCTGCTTCGCAAAATTTGAATCCTTTGCAGAAGGCCGTAAAAGTCCTTGCTGATATCTTCATCCCGATCCTGCCTGCGATCGTAACTGCGGGTCTCTTAATGGGATTGAACAATATCCTGACAGGACCGGGCATCTTCTATGATGAACAGTCTGTCGTCGACGTTCATGCGCAATGGAAAGACTTTGCTGATATCATCAACATGATTGCCAATACGGCGTTCGTCTTTCTGCCAGCACTGATTGGTTGGTCCGCGGTCAAACGATTTGGTGGTAGCCCATTGCTAGGTATTGTACTCGGGTTGATGCTCGTCCATCCTGGACTTTTAAATGCTTGGGATTACGGAAAGGCATTGGAAGAAGGTAATATTCCAGTATGGAACCTATTTGGTCTAACCATTGAAAAGGTCGGTTATCAAGGTCAGGTACTGCCCGTTCTCGTTGCTGCCTACGTCTTGGCTGCCATCGAGAAATATTTGAACCGCAAAGTACCAGATGCGTTCAAATTGCTGATTGTTGCTCCAGTCACATTATTATTAACAGGCTTTCTCGCTTTTACGGCAATTGGACCGGTTACCTTCATGATCGGTAATGCGATTACTGACGGATTTGTGAATCTGTTTGATCATTTCGCAGCATTAGGTGGACTTATCTACGGAGGATTTTATTCATTACTAGTCATCACAGGTATGCACCATACGTTCCTTGCAGTTGATATCCAACTGATCACTAGTACAGGAGGAACGTTCCTATGGCCGATGCTCGCATTATCAAACATTGCCCAAGGATCTGCAGCGTTAGCGATGATGGCGTTGACGAAAGACGAGAAATTGAAGGGTCTTTCCTTCACTTCGGCAGTCTCTGCGTATCTCGGAATTACAGAGCCGGCGATGTTCGGGGTTAACATCCGCTTCAAATATCCATTCATTGCGGCGATGATCAGTTCTGCCATTGCTGGATTGATCCTTACGATCAACAAAGTGAAAGCCACTTCGATCGGTGTCGGCGGAATCCCTGGCTTCCTTTCCATCCAGCCTGGTTCATGGGGCGTATTCTTCATCGGCATGGCAATCGTCTTGATTCTGCCATACATTCTGACGTTTGGATACGGCAAAGTGAAAAAACAATAA
- the treC gene encoding alpha,alpha-phosphotrehalase, protein MSTAWWKNAVVYQIYPKSFNDTTGNGVGDLRGIINKLDYLKTLGVDVIWLTPVYDSPQKDNGYDIRNYYKIHEEYGSMEDFEQLLEEAHERGIKVIMDLVVNHTSTEHEWFQKALSDPDSKYRSYYIWKEGQEGVPPNNWQSKFGGPAWEYDKKSGEYYLHLFDVTQADLNWENPELREDVYEMMHYWFKKGIDGFRLDVINLISKDQRFLDDDGTVPPGDGRKYYTDGPRVHEFLHEMNRKVLSDYDVMTVGEMSSTTIEDCIRYTNPENQELNMTFNFHHLKVDYPNGEKWTKADFDFIKLKEILSTWQVQMHEGNGWNALFWCNHDQPRIVSRFGDEGEFRETSAKMLATTIHMMQGTPYIYQGEELGMTNPNFEDISSYRDVESLNAYKMMKEQGRTEEEIIEILKQKSRDNSRTPMQWDDQPHAGFTTGTPWIDVAQNYREINAERVMQNKDSVFYHYKKLIDLRKEYDVITNGSYELLLPDHPRIFAYLRDNGEEQLLVINNFYKEETEFHLPENVSLTNYESEILISNYSDSNQRFDRIQLRPYESIVYYLRPSC, encoded by the coding sequence ATGTCTACAGCTTGGTGGAAAAACGCTGTCGTCTATCAAATCTATCCAAAAAGCTTTAACGATACGACAGGAAACGGTGTTGGTGATTTAAGGGGTATCATCAACAAATTGGACTATTTGAAAACGTTAGGTGTCGATGTCATTTGGTTGACCCCTGTATATGATTCCCCTCAAAAAGACAACGGATATGATATAAGGAACTATTATAAAATCCATGAGGAATATGGAAGTATGGAAGATTTTGAGCAGCTGCTGGAGGAAGCACATGAACGTGGCATCAAGGTCATCATGGATCTAGTTGTCAATCATACCTCCACGGAACATGAATGGTTCCAGAAAGCTTTATCAGATCCCGATAGCAAGTACCGCTCGTACTACATCTGGAAGGAAGGGCAAGAAGGCGTGCCTCCGAACAATTGGCAATCCAAATTTGGAGGTCCAGCGTGGGAATATGACAAAAAATCTGGAGAGTATTATTTACACCTTTTCGATGTGACTCAGGCTGATCTTAATTGGGAAAATCCTGAGTTACGGGAAGACGTTTACGAGATGATGCATTATTGGTTCAAAAAGGGCATAGATGGCTTCCGCCTCGATGTCATCAATCTTATCTCGAAGGATCAGCGTTTCCTTGATGATGACGGAACAGTACCTCCTGGTGACGGGCGCAAGTATTATACAGATGGTCCTCGTGTACACGAATTCCTGCATGAAATGAATCGGAAGGTCCTATCAGATTATGATGTGATGACTGTCGGGGAAATGTCGTCAACAACGATCGAGGACTGCATCCGTTATACGAATCCGGAAAATCAAGAGTTGAACATGACCTTCAACTTTCATCATCTGAAGGTGGACTATCCAAACGGTGAAAAATGGACAAAGGCTGACTTTGATTTCATTAAGTTAAAAGAAATCCTCTCAACCTGGCAGGTTCAGATGCATGAAGGAAACGGATGGAATGCACTATTTTGGTGCAACCATGACCAGCCACGCATCGTCTCCCGATTCGGGGATGAAGGGGAATTTCGTGAAACATCTGCCAAAATGCTAGCGACAACGATTCATATGATGCAAGGTACACCTTATATTTACCAGGGTGAAGAGCTTGGGATGACAAACCCTAACTTTGAGGATATCTCATCATATAGGGACGTTGAATCATTGAATGCCTATAAAATGATGAAAGAACAAGGTAGAACAGAAGAAGAAATCATTGAGATCCTGAAACAAAAATCCCGCGATAATTCAAGAACACCGATGCAGTGGGATGATCAACCTCATGCTGGTTTCACAACTGGTACACCATGGATCGATGTGGCTCAAAACTACCGTGAAATCAATGCGGAAAGGGTCATGCAAAATAAAGATTCAGTCTTTTACCATTACAAGAAACTGATAGACCTTCGGAAAGAATACGATGTCATTACGAACGGGTCGTATGAATTACTACTGCCCGATCATCCGAGAATATTTGCGTACCTTCGTGATAATGGGGAAGAACAATTACTGGTCATCAATAATTTTTATAAGGAAGAAACGGAATTTCATCTTCCTGAGAATGTTAGTTTGACCAATTATGAATCTGAAATTCTGATTTCAAATTACTCGGATTCCAATCAGCGATTCGATCGGATCCAGTTAAGACCATATGAATCCATCGTTTATTACCTGCGTCCATCATGCTAG
- the treR gene encoding trehalose operon repressor produces the protein MKTNKFLPIYNDLREKIRNKTYLPDQKLPSENELAEHYGASRETMRKALNLLAQNGFIQKIKGKGSIVLDIDKLNFPVSGLVSFKEVARKLGKQVKTEVKELSLDEMDEDLRQKLQAKPDEKVWKVIRTREIDGEKVILDKDYFLQKAIPSLTKTICENSIYEYIEQQLGLTISFAKKEITVEETTTEDEQLLDLGEHTHVVQVKNYVYLEDASIFQYTESRHRLDKFRFVDFARRTYGT, from the coding sequence TTGAAGACAAATAAATTTCTGCCGATTTATAACGACTTGAGAGAAAAAATCCGTAATAAGACGTACCTTCCCGATCAAAAGTTACCTTCAGAGAACGAGTTAGCTGAACATTATGGGGCTTCGAGGGAAACGATGCGGAAAGCACTGAACCTTTTGGCGCAAAATGGTTTTATCCAGAAAATCAAAGGAAAAGGTTCCATAGTTCTCGACATTGATAAGCTGAACTTCCCGGTTTCTGGCCTCGTAAGCTTCAAGGAGGTTGCTCGTAAGCTCGGTAAACAGGTAAAGACGGAAGTGAAAGAGCTGAGCTTAGATGAAATGGATGAAGATTTAAGACAGAAGCTACAGGCCAAGCCAGATGAAAAAGTATGGAAAGTGATTCGCACAAGAGAGATCGATGGAGAAAAGGTCATCCTGGATAAGGATTATTTTCTTCAGAAGGCCATTCCGAGTCTCACGAAAACGATCTGTGAAAATTCGATATACGAATACATCGAACAACAACTCGGCTTAACGATCAGCTTTGCGAAGAAAGAAATCACCGTTGAAGAAACAACAACAGAGGATGAACAGCTTTTGGATCTTGGCGAACATACTCACGTCGTCCAGGTGAAAAACTATGTTTATCTCGAAGATGCGAGTATTTTTCAATATACGGAATCCAGACACAGATTGGATAAATTCCGTTTCGTCGATTTTGCAAGACGAACATATGGAACATGA
- the spoVK gene encoding stage V sporulation protein K — MQQAISRNAKSQINVVLNSGSPSSISKNDWLTDSQDREKHAPLKKIQKELESLVGMDELKELINEIYAWLYINKCRETQNLKTGKQVLHMMFKGNPGTGKTTVARMIGKLFHEMNVLSKGHLIEAERADLVGEYIGHTAQKTRDLVKKALGGILFVDEAYSLARGGEKDFGKEAIDTLVKAMEDQQNDFILILAGYSNEMDHFLTLNPGLPSRFPVVVKFPDYSVEQLMEIAKRMIKEREYKLSIDAERKLRSHLQYIRSKEGSTFSNGRYIRNLLEKSMRKQSMRLLKEGKVDRDYLIMITERDLHLAESP, encoded by the coding sequence ATGCAACAAGCGATCAGCCGAAACGCGAAAAGCCAAATCAACGTTGTTCTAAATTCTGGCTCTCCTTCATCTATTTCGAAAAACGATTGGCTGACCGATTCCCAAGACCGTGAGAAGCATGCACCACTTAAGAAGATTCAAAAAGAACTGGAATCACTCGTCGGTATGGACGAATTGAAAGAGCTGATTAATGAAATTTATGCGTGGTTATATATAAACAAATGTCGTGAAACCCAGAACCTGAAAACAGGCAAACAAGTGCTCCATATGATGTTCAAGGGGAATCCAGGAACCGGTAAGACGACGGTAGCGAGGATGATCGGGAAGCTGTTCCATGAAATGAACGTGTTATCGAAAGGACACTTGATTGAAGCAGAACGAGCGGATCTTGTTGGTGAATATATCGGACATACCGCACAAAAGACGAGAGACCTGGTGAAAAAAGCGCTTGGTGGGATCCTTTTCGTCGATGAGGCCTATTCCTTAGCCCGTGGCGGTGAGAAGGATTTCGGGAAGGAAGCGATCGATACACTTGTCAAAGCGATGGAGGATCAACAAAACGATTTCATCCTGATCTTAGCGGGCTATTCCAATGAGATGGATCATTTCCTTACCTTGAACCCAGGTTTGCCTTCAAGATTTCCGGTTGTCGTAAAGTTTCCGGATTATTCTGTTGAACAACTGATGGAAATTGCGAAACGGATGATTAAGGAACGAGAATATAAATTATCGATCGATGCAGAACGGAAATTACGGTCTCACCTTCAATACATCCGCTCGAAAGAGGGCAGTACGTTTTCAAATGGACGGTATATCCGAAACCTTTTGGAAAAATCGATGCGTAAACAATCGATGCGTTTATTGAAGGAAGGAAAAGTCGATCGGGATTATTTGATCATGATTACGGAGCGAGACTTGCATCTAGCAGAAAGCCCCTGA
- the hflX gene encoding GTPase HflX has protein sequence MTETQNERTLLVGCQLSNKSDTLFESSMKELAALTKTAQGTPVMEVTQKRERIHPATLIGKGKVEEIRALIEEIEIDLVIVNHELTPSQMRNLAEALEVKVIDRTQLILDIFAQRAKSREGKLQVELAQLEYLLPRLSGQGAQLSRLGGGIGTRGPGETKLETDRRHIRNRITDIKNQLKTVASHRQRYRERRKSNQAFQIALVGYTNAGKSTWFNVLTDSDAYQEDQLFATLDPMTRKMKLPSGMLTLLTDTVGFIQDLPTGLVAAFRSTLEEVTEADLIVHMVDVADPNRDKHQETVNKLLKELGADKIPMLTVFNKNDLQHEALTDYQTLSVSALRTGDNKKMLNTIEEMVKSSMVPYHILVSPEQGKLLSELQRLTILEERHWMEEDHVYRCKGYAHPTLPIYDRIRPLIMQGDTDDE, from the coding sequence TTGACGGAAACGCAAAACGAAAGAACATTATTGGTAGGGTGTCAGTTATCAAACAAGAGTGACACCCTATTTGAATCTTCAATGAAAGAGCTTGCTGCACTAACCAAAACCGCCCAGGGTACTCCGGTCATGGAGGTGACCCAAAAACGGGAACGCATCCATCCGGCCACGTTGATTGGTAAAGGGAAGGTCGAGGAAATAAGAGCTTTGATCGAGGAAATCGAAATCGATCTTGTCATCGTGAACCACGAATTGACGCCGAGTCAAATGCGCAATTTGGCAGAGGCGTTAGAAGTGAAGGTGATTGACCGTACGCAGTTGATACTCGATATTTTTGCACAGCGGGCAAAATCGAGGGAAGGTAAGCTTCAAGTCGAGCTTGCACAACTTGAATATCTTTTGCCTCGTCTTTCTGGACAAGGAGCACAGCTCTCGAGGCTCGGTGGCGGTATCGGGACGAGAGGACCCGGGGAAACGAAGCTCGAAACCGACAGAAGACATATCCGGAACCGTATTACGGATATAAAGAATCAGTTGAAAACGGTAGCCTCCCATCGTCAACGATACCGTGAACGAAGAAAGTCGAACCAGGCTTTCCAAATCGCTCTTGTCGGTTATACGAACGCTGGAAAGTCGACCTGGTTCAACGTCTTGACGGATTCGGACGCATATCAGGAGGACCAATTGTTTGCCACATTGGATCCCATGACACGGAAGATGAAATTGCCGAGCGGTATGTTGACCCTCCTGACGGATACAGTCGGTTTTATTCAGGATCTGCCGACAGGACTGGTTGCGGCATTCCGTTCGACATTGGAGGAAGTGACCGAAGCTGATTTGATCGTCCATATGGTGGATGTGGCAGATCCGAACAGGGACAAGCATCAAGAGACGGTGAACAAGCTTTTGAAAGAGCTTGGCGCTGATAAGATCCCGATGCTGACGGTGTTCAATAAGAATGACCTGCAGCATGAAGCATTGACAGACTATCAAACATTATCCGTCTCGGCTCTACGGACGGGTGATAATAAGAAAATGTTGAATACAATCGAAGAGATGGTCAAATCCTCCATGGTCCCTTATCACATTCTCGTTTCCCCAGAGCAGGGTAAATTGTTGAGTGAGCTGCAACGGCTCACCATCCTTGAGGAACGACATTGGATGGAGGAAGACCACGTTTATCGGTGCAAAGGGTATGCACACCCGACGTTACCGATTTATGATCGAATTAGACCATTGATTATGCAGGGAGATACAGACGACGAATGA
- a CDS encoding methionine gamma-lyase family protein, translated as MKAFEQDNIENILAERSKSIEGKIRPIHERIERIELVNQEKVLTAFRNNKVSDFHFTPSTGYGYDDTGRDVLENVYAEVFGADSAIVRPHIISGTHAISIALSGVLRPKDELLYITGKPYDTLEEIVGIRGDGRGSLKEYDITYQAVDLTQEGQMDFEAISRNIHERTKMIGIQRSKGYSDRPSFTIEQIKEAIIFVKEIKPDVIVFVDNCYGEFVEIEEPTQVGADLIAGSLIKNPGGGLAKIGGYIAGREDLVELCAFRLTSPGLGKEAGASLDTLLDMYQGFFLAPHVVSQSLKGAVFTAALLEDLGFETTPKWDAQRTDLVQSVKFHDSDYMVRFCQSIQKASPVNAHVVPHPSYMPGYEDDVIMAAGTFVQGSSIELSADGPIRTPYEAYVQGGLTYAHVKIAVKEAVKELAKSGLKLNL; from the coding sequence ATGAAAGCATTTGAACAGGATAACATCGAGAACATTTTAGCAGAACGATCAAAAAGTATTGAGGGAAAGATAAGACCGATTCATGAGAGAATTGAACGGATCGAACTCGTCAATCAAGAAAAAGTCCTTACTGCTTTTAGAAACAATAAGGTGAGTGATTTTCATTTCACCCCGTCGACCGGTTATGGTTACGATGATACAGGACGAGATGTATTAGAAAATGTCTATGCGGAGGTGTTTGGAGCTGATTCTGCCATTGTCAGGCCGCATATCATTTCGGGTACCCATGCGATTTCCATTGCCTTATCAGGGGTGTTGAGACCTAAGGATGAGCTGCTGTACATTACAGGCAAGCCATACGATACACTGGAAGAAATCGTCGGCATTCGTGGCGATGGACGAGGTTCCTTGAAAGAGTATGACATTACCTACCAGGCGGTCGATCTTACTCAAGAAGGACAGATGGATTTTGAAGCGATCAGCCGCAACATCCATGAGCGTACGAAAATGATCGGGATCCAACGGTCTAAAGGCTACTCCGATCGCCCATCGTTTACCATCGAACAAATAAAAGAAGCGATCATTTTTGTAAAAGAGATTAAACCGGATGTCATCGTATTCGTAGATAATTGTTACGGTGAGTTTGTCGAAATCGAAGAGCCCACCCAAGTAGGTGCAGATTTGATTGCAGGATCCCTGATCAAAAATCCTGGTGGAGGTCTAGCCAAGATCGGTGGATACATCGCTGGACGGGAAGACCTTGTTGAGCTTTGTGCATTTCGATTGACTTCTCCAGGATTAGGTAAAGAAGCAGGGGCATCCCTAGATACGTTATTGGACATGTATCAAGGCTTTTTCCTGGCTCCTCATGTTGTCAGCCAATCTCTTAAAGGAGCAGTGTTCACGGCTGCTTTATTGGAGGATCTCGGATTTGAAACAACACCAAAATGGGATGCACAACGGACTGATCTCGTCCAATCGGTCAAATTCCATGATTCTGATTATATGGTGCGATTCTGTCAATCGATCCAAAAAGCCTCCCCAGTCAATGCGCATGTCGTACCTCATCCCAGCTACATGCCAGGGTATGAGGATGATGTCATCATGGCTGCAGGTACATTCGTGCAAGGATCAAGCATCGAATTGTCTGCTGATGGTCCGATCCGTACACCTTATGAGGCTTATGTTCAAGGCGGGCTCACGTATGCGCATGTGAAAATCGCTGTAAAAGAAGCGGTGAAAGAACTGGCAAAGAGCGGTTTAAAACTGAATTTATAG
- a CDS encoding MerR family transcriptional regulator, whose amino-acid sequence MGDHIRRNMPLFPIGIVKQLTELTARQIRYYEEHGLIMPARSEGNRRLFSFNDVDRLLEIKSLLERGVNLAGIREVFEMKEKGMHGKDPVYKTEPTEGEIHKYLKKELYQAGRFGKTSLIQGELSRFFN is encoded by the coding sequence ATGGGAGATCACATAAGAAGAAATATGCCTCTATTTCCCATAGGGATTGTAAAGCAACTGACAGAATTGACAGCACGACAGATCCGGTATTACGAAGAGCATGGGTTGATTATGCCTGCTCGATCTGAAGGAAACCGGCGACTGTTTTCGTTCAATGATGTCGATCGATTGCTTGAAATCAAGTCTCTTCTTGAACGTGGCGTTAACCTTGCAGGTATTCGTGAAGTTTTTGAAATGAAAGAAAAAGGTATGCATGGGAAAGACCCTGTATACAAGACAGAACCAACCGAAGGCGAAATCCACAAATATCTCAAAAAAGAACTCTATCAGGCTGGACGCTTCGGTAAAACTTCACTCATACAAGGTGAACTATCACGTTTTTTCAATTGA